A part of Gramella sp. MAR_2010_147 genomic DNA contains:
- a CDS encoding NlpC/P60 family protein, with protein MQYGICHLSIVPLRASATHHSEMTSQLLYGEHFKVLEERAQWSRIRNSYDGFEAWIDKKQYKEIEETEYYSLEEDDIQVSSDLIEYITDENGLLMPVPLGAVLNFTAKLGHKFEGAGTKPMALNKDNIINTAALYLNSPHISGGKSPFGIDSSGFTQTVYKLNGYVIHRNAADQSKQGEALSFIEESEPGDLAFFDDNDGIINHVGLIMKDNYIIHVDGKVRIDRIDHSGIFNAELKRHTHKLRVIKKII; from the coding sequence ATGCAATACGGGATTTGCCATTTAAGTATTGTACCGCTTAGGGCTTCTGCAACCCATCATAGTGAAATGACTTCTCAGTTGTTATATGGGGAACATTTTAAAGTTTTGGAAGAAAGGGCCCAATGGAGCAGGATTCGAAATTCTTATGACGGTTTTGAAGCCTGGATAGATAAAAAGCAGTATAAAGAAATTGAAGAAACTGAATATTATTCTCTGGAAGAGGATGATATTCAGGTGTCTTCTGATCTTATTGAATATATTACCGATGAAAATGGCTTGCTCATGCCTGTTCCTTTAGGTGCGGTTTTAAATTTTACGGCAAAATTAGGTCACAAATTTGAAGGCGCAGGAACTAAACCTATGGCTTTAAATAAAGATAATATAATCAATACAGCAGCTTTATATTTGAATTCCCCTCATATTTCTGGAGGAAAAAGTCCGTTTGGTATAGATTCCAGCGGATTTACCCAAACTGTGTATAAATTGAATGGTTATGTAATTCATAGAAATGCAGCCGATCAATCTAAACAAGGGGAAGCCTTAAGCTTTATTGAAGAAAGTGAACCTGGGGATCTTGCATTTTTTGATGATAACGACGGAATAATTAACCATGTAGGTCTTATCATGAAAGATAATTATATAATCCATGTGGATGGAAAGGTAAGAATAGACCGTATAGATCATTCCGGAATCTTTAACGCTGAATTAAAACGACACACCCACAAGCTTCGGGTTATTAAAAAGATCATTTAG